The genomic region CTGAGGAATCATTTCCAATTCAGTCACTTGGAATTCTTCGATACCTGACTCACGAAGGGCAACGATAGCCTTATGAAGGTCAGTTGGAGCTGTGTAAACTGTGATTGTCCCTTCTTCTGCTTCTACATCATCCACATCCACATCTGCTTCTAGCAATTGCTCAAAGACCGCGTCCGCATCTTCACCTGCAAATACGATAACTCCCTTGTTGTCAAAGAGGTATGAAACTGAACCTGAAGCGCCCATGTTTCCGCCATTTTTACCAAAGGCTGCACGGACATTAGCCGCTGTACGGTTGACATTTGAAGTCAAAGTATCAACAATCAGCATAGAACCATTTGGTCCAAAACCTTCGTAACGTCCTTCTGTAAAGGTTTCGTCTGTGTTTCCTTTAGCCTTGTCCAAAGCTTTATCGATAACGTGTTTTGGCACTTGGGCTTGTTTAGCACGGTCGATAACGAATTTCAAGGCTGAGTTTGATTCTGGATCTGGATCACCTTTTTTAGCTGCTACATAGATTTCTACACCAAATTTTGCATATACTTTAGAGTTAGCTCCATCTTTAGCCGTTTTCTTGGCTACGATATTGGCCCATTTACGTCCCATTAGGAATCTCCTTTTTTCACATTTTAATCTTTCTTATTATAACACAAGTTTTTTCGATTTTCACTAGAGGAAATGGATTTTATTCAGTAAATACAACTAGGATAGCACTTTAGTTGCTAAAATTTCCTTGCCTTCTTTTATCAAGGGGTGACGAAACAGTGAGAAATACAGTTGAATGGTCATGGCAACCCAGATTAAGGGTTCGCAAAGGATAACTCCCTTATATCCTGCCCAAGGGATAATCAAAACCACAAAAGCGATTTTCCCGATTAGTTCGATAAAGCTAGAAACCAGAGGAAGGATTTTTTGCCCCAAACCCTGCAAACAATTGCGATAAATCAACAAGAGACTCAAAATAGGATAAAAGGCTGAACTGATTTGCAAGTACAGACTTCCATTTTCTATCAAGTAACCATTTGTCGAACTAGCCAAGAAGGAAACCAAGGTTGGACTGGCAAAAAAGAGGAAGATACAAACAAAAACTGCCCAGGATATACTTAGACGACTGCCGATTCGAAGTCCTTGAACAATGCGGTCTGGTCGCTTAGCTCCTAGATTCTGAGAAGCAAAGGTCGTCATTGATGCAGAAATAGCAGTCATGGGAAGAAGGGCGAAAGCCATAATGCGTCGAGCTGCCGTCTGGGCACTAATAATCACTGCACCAAAGGTATTAACAGAAGACTGTAAAATCACACTGCCGATCGATACAATTGAACTCATCAAACCCATAGCTAAACCTTGCTCCAAGAGATCAGCGTACAAAGCCTTGTTCCATTTGAAATGCTTGAGTTGAGGCAAAAGTTCTGGCACACTCTTACGGATATAATAAAAGCAGAGAACCGCTGATAAGCCTTGCGAAATGATGGTAGCAAGGCCTGCAGATTGAACTCCCAGATGCAATTGCGTAATGAAATAGAGATCCAGAACCACATTAACCAGAGCAGAGAAAATCAGAAATCCAAGCGCTGCCAGACTGTCCCCAATGGACCGCAACAAACCTGCAAAGAGATTATAGGCAAAGCTGACACCGACACAGGTCACAATCATAGAAATATATTGATAGGACTGGGGAAGAATTTCTGCAGGAGTATCTAGGTATTGCAAGAGAGGATACAAACCAAGAAATCCCAGCAGCATAACTACAATACTCAAAAGAGCACCTAAAATCCAGGTGGCTGCTACTGCTTCCTTAATTTTTATAAAATTCCGAGCCCCGTAATAACGGGCAATGACAATTCCCATGCCATTGCCAACACCAAGAGTAAATCCTACAATCAGGTCAAAAATTGCTGTCGTCGCTCCTACTGCAGCCAAGGATTCTTGACCAAGAAAACGCCCAACAATCAAGACATCAGCAGTATTATAGAGCTGTTGAAAAATATTTGATAGCAAGATTGGGAAGGCAAAACTCAAGAGAGAAGGAAGAATCGGACCATGTATCAGGTCCACTGTTCGTTTTTTATTCATAAGGCTATTATATCAGCTTTCCAGAGGAGCGACAAGAAACAGCAAACTATGCGTGAGCGGAAAACCAGAATAAGGCATCGAAAAAGCAGTGGATTTGCTCCACTACTTTAACAACTTATTCTTCAATTTCGATTTCAAGCTCATCGCCTAGGTCAAGGGTTACTTCTTCATTCACAGAGTCTACTTGAGCTGCTTCATCTTTTTTGCTTTCAGCAATTTCTTCTCCATCAATCAAACCAAATTGAACACGGACTTGATGGTCAATTTCATCAAAGATTTCTGGGTTATCTGCCAAGTATTTCTTAGCATTTTCAGAACCTTGCCCGATTTTCTCATCCTTGTAAGAGTACCAAGCTCCTGCTTTTTTGATGATATCCAAATCGCTTGCGATTTTCAAGAGTTCACCAGTCTTAGAAATACCTTCTCCGTACATGATTTCAACGAAGGCTTCCTTAAATGGTGGAGCCACCTTGTTTTTCACGACCTTGATTTTAGTTTCTTTACCGACATTGGTATCTTTTTGGTCACCAGTTCCCTTGATTTGTGTGCTTCCACGAACATCCAAACGGACTGATGCGTAGAATTTCAGAGCACGTCCACCAGGAGTTGTTTCTGGATTTCCAAACATGACCCCAACTTTTTCACGCAATTGGTTGATAAAGATGGCAATTGTTTTGGTTTTATTGATAGAAGCACCAAGTTTACGCATAGCCTGGCTCATCATACGAGCCTGCAAACCAACGTGGCTATCACCGATATCTCCATCAATTTCCGCACGAGGGACAAGGGCCGCAACTGAGTCGACTACGACAAGATCCACGGCTCCTGAGTCAATCAATTTTCCTGCAATCTCAAGACCTTGCTCTCCTGAGTCTGGTTGTGACAAGAGCAATTCGTCAATGTTGACACCAAGGGCCGCAGCATAAGCTGGATCAAGGGCATGTTCCGCATCGATAAAGGCAGCAATACCACCTTCTTTTTGTGCTTGCGCAACTGCATGAAGGGCAACCGTTGTCTTACCAGATGACTCTGGCCCATAGATTTCAATGATACGTCCCTTAGGATAACCACCTGAACCAAGGGCAATGTCAAGAGCCAAAGAACCTGAGCTCATCACTTGCACCTTTTGCTCCGCACGTTCACCCAAACGCATGATTGAACCCTTACCAAAGTCTTTCTCAATCAATTTAAGAGCGTCATTCAAGGCTTTTTCACGTTCTGCCCCGAATTTTTTTGAAAT from Streptococcus mitis NCTC 12261 harbors:
- a CDS encoding YebC/PmpR family DNA-binding transcriptional regulator, encoding MGRKWANIVAKKTAKDGANSKVYAKFGVEIYVAAKKGDPDPESNSALKFVIDRAKQAQVPKHVIDKALDKAKGNTDETFTEGRYEGFGPNGSMLIVDTLTSNVNRTAANVRAAFGKNGGNMGASGSVSYLFDNKGVIVFAGEDADAVFEQLLEADVDVDDVEAEEGTITVYTAPTDLHKAIVALRESGIEEFQVTELEMIPQSEVELSGDDLETFEKLYSVLEDDEDVQKIYTNVDGF
- a CDS encoding MATE family efflux transporter, with protein sequence MNKKRTVDLIHGPILPSLLSFAFPILLSNIFQQLYNTADVLIVGRFLGQESLAAVGATTAIFDLIVGFTLGVGNGMGIVIARYYGARNFIKIKEAVAATWILGALLSIVVMLLGFLGLYPLLQYLDTPAEILPQSYQYISMIVTCVGVSFAYNLFAGLLRSIGDSLAALGFLIFSALVNVVLDLYFITQLHLGVQSAGLATIISQGLSAVLCFYYIRKSVPELLPQLKHFKWNKALYADLLEQGLAMGLMSSIVSIGSVILQSSVNTFGAVIISAQTAARRIMAFALLPMTAISASMTTFASQNLGAKRPDRIVQGLRIGSRLSISWAVFVCIFLFFASPTLVSFLASSTNGYLIENGSLYLQISSAFYPILSLLLIYRNCLQGLGQKILPLVSSFIELIGKIAFVVLIIPWAGYKGVILCEPLIWVAMTIQLYFSLFRHPLIKEGKEILATKVLS
- the recA gene encoding recombinase RecA; its protein translation is MAKKPKKLDEISKKFGAEREKALNDALKLIEKDFGKGSIMRLGERAEQKVQVMSSGSLALDIALGSGGYPKGRIIEIYGPESSGKTTVALHAVAQAQKEGGIAAFIDAEHALDPAYAAALGVNIDELLLSQPDSGEQGLEIAGKLIDSGAVDLVVVDSVAALVPRAEIDGDIGDSHVGLQARMMSQAMRKLGASINKTKTIAIFINQLREKVGVMFGNPETTPGGRALKFYASVRLDVRGSTQIKGTGDQKDTNVGKETKIKVVKNKVAPPFKEAFVEIMYGEGISKTGELLKIASDLDIIKKAGAWYSYKDEKIGQGSENAKKYLADNPEIFDEIDHQVRVQFGLIDGEEIAESKKDEAAQVDSVNEEVTLDLGDELEIEIEE